The DNA window AGGCTTCCTCGGCGGGAAAGACGTTTCGTCGGAGACCCGCAATCAATTTGCCGCCCGGTGCATCGTCCGGAATGCCTTCCACGAACCGGCCACGAATCGGGTGCTGTGGCACGTGGGTGTGAATGTCGATCAGCGGCGGCAGCAGGACACCGTCGCTCATCCTCGCGGGAGGTGCGTCGCTCCCCAACTGTGATCGCAGCGCCGGCCAGTCACCGGCGAACAGCAGTACGCCTGAAGCATCACCGGCGAGAACACCATCGCGGTAGAAGTCGACAGAGCCGCCGTCGCGGGGGATCAGGAGCGGACCTCGGACGATTTGCTGTAGCACGCCCGTATGGTAAGCGGGCAGGTGGCGGCCGTCTTGCGAAGCGTTCGGCATGGTGCAACAGCGATTGCCCATGCGACACGAGCGCAATTCTTTCCCATTTCATCCGGGAATCGCATCTGCCGGATAACAATCGCTTCGATTCCTCAGCCGGATAGAATGCGATGCAGATGACGCTGCGGCAGAAGATTTCCTGGCAGGTCGGCGCGACGCTTTTCGGGCTTTTGCTCGTCAGCGCCGCGAGCCTTTGGGGCATCAACGGTTTGCATCAGGACTACGGCGTCGCCCTCGACGGCTACCAACGGCTTCGCCAAGCGTATGTCGCCGGCACCCACCTGCAGACGGCGCAAAAGCTTCTGCAATGGCCGCACCCGCAATCGATCGCTGCCGCGCGTTCGGAAGTCTCGGCCGCGATCACGAGTTTTGCGCTGAGTGATGAGTCGGCCGGCCCGGGTGTGGCGTCTCCCCGCACGCTCCCGCCGGTCGTCAGCGATGACCCCGCGACCGGCGACATCCGCCGATCCCTGCAAACGATTGCAGGCAACCTCGAACTGCTCGAGCAATCGACGCAAGGCGCACCGGCCGAGGCCGTGGCGATGCAACGGGACGCGATCGTCGCACAGTTGGGGAAGATCGCCCTGCTGTCGTCGGGAATCCGTAAATCGACAGAACTGGCTCAGGAGGCAGCGGCGACCAAACGGCAGGCCACATTTGCGCTGGTTGGCGGTTTGTGCGGGCTGGTCGTCTTTCTGGCAATCGTTCTGGGCGTGCTGCACTACCGCGGCGTCATGAACCCGATCCGACGGTTGACCGCCGGCGTACATCAGTTGACCGCCGGCGAGTTCAAAGGCCGGGTCGACGCCCGCGGCCGCGACGAACTGGCTTCGCTCGCCAATGACTTCAATCAGATGGCCGCCGAGCTCGACGGTTTCTATCACGAGCTTGAACGCAAGGTCGCCGAGAAGAGCAAGGAGCTCATTCGCTCCGAGCGCCTGGCGAGCGTTGGTTATCTGGCCGCCGGCGTGGCGCACGAGATCAACAACCCGCTCGGCATCATTTCCGGCTATGCCGAGTACTCGATCGCGGCGATCGGCAAGTTCGAGCCTTCGTCCGATGCCGGCCACACCGCCGACGTCGCCAAGTCCTTGCAGATCATTTGTGACGAAGCATTCCGGTGCAAACAGATCACACAGAAGCTGCTGTCCCTGGCCCGCGGCGGTGATGACGCGCGCCAGCCCGTCAGCCTGCTCGAGACGGCCCGCGAGGTGGCGAGCATCATCGGGGGGCTGCGAGAGCATCGCGACAAACGTGTGGTGGTGATCGCCGATTCTGACGAGGGAATCGCCCCTGATCCGCTCGCGTCGGTCACCCGCGTGGGCGACGCCGAAGGCCTCGTCATGGCCGTCGAGCAGGAAATGAAACAGGTGCTGCTGAACCTCGCAGTGAACGCTCTCGAAGCGGTCGCATCCGGGTCGGGCGAGGTGCGGATTGAGGTTCGCGAGGCGCCCAACGGGTTCGTCGAACTGAGCGTCATCGACAACGGCAGGGGTATGACGCCCGAAACGCTGGACCGTGTCTTCGAGCCGTTCTTCACGCAGAAGCGCGGCCGGGGAGATGACGGCTGCGGACTCGGCACCGGACTGGGGTTGTCCATCAGCCATGCCATCGTGCAAAACCACGGCGGCACGCTGACCGCCGAGAGCAAGGGCCTCGGCCTTGGCAGCAGGATGATCGTCCGGCTGCCGGCGATCCATGGTGCTGCGGTGCCCGCCGCACCGGTCGCGTCCGGGCGGACGACCGTATAGAGTCTTCCGAAGCATGTATTACGTCCTTGGCATCGTTCTTGCCGTCATGTGCGCCGCCGTCGGCATCCTTGCACTCGGTCTCATCGGCTACGAGCTGCTCTGGCTCGCCGGGATGCGCGGCTACACCCGCCGGCGTCTGCAGTTGGCGGGGCTAGTTTTCGCGTTGCCGGCCGGCCTGGCCGGGGCGTGGGTCGGCTATCAGCTCTGGACGCAACTCCTGATCTGAATTGACGCCATTCGCATCATTCCGTGCCGCCGATCCTGCCCTTAACATGCAGCCCGGTTCGACGTCCCCCAACGCCGCGTCATGGAAGTCCGCATGAAGAAAAAGCGAAGCTGGCTCAAACGACTGCTGCTGGGCATTACCCTCCTGCTGGTGTTGATCGCCGTCGGCGTGGCGACCCTGGCGTACATGACCGGGCGGTCGCCGTCCTGGTACCGGACCAACGTCATGGACGACAAGACCATGACGCGCAACTACGACAGCGCGCTGGTGAAGCTCGGACTCATGCAGAACTGGGCCCAAGACCAGAGCAACTGGCCGCACCGCACCGCCCGTCCGCGTGTCGATACCGATCCCGCAACCGCACCGGCTAAAACTCAGTCGATCTCTCTCACCGAAGACGAGCTCAACGCCGTCCTCTGGAAAGAGCGGGAGAAGCTCCTGGAGCGTTATGGGCACGCGATCGCCGACCCGTATATCGCGATTCACGAAGGCCATATCGTGCTCGCCGTCACCCACAAAGGCACGGGGCGCGTGGTCAGCGTGCACGTGGCACCGAAGATCGACGAGCAGGGTCTGTTCATCCTTTCCGTGGACAGCCTGATGGCCGGTAGCATTCCGATTCCCAAGGCGCTCTGGTCCGGCTACACCGACAAAGTCAGTGGCGCCCTCAAGCCCGCGCTCGACGCCGTCCGTGACAACGCCGCCATCGAAACCGACGGCACCTGGAACCAGGCCGCGGTCGTTGCGGCGCGGTGCCGGCTGGTTCTGAGCTCCCTGAACGGAAAGTCTGACGACGCCGTCCTGTTTCTTCCGCCGGACCCCAAGAAGCTCGAGAACGGATATCCCGTCAAAATCACCCAGATCAAGATCGAAAACCAGACGATGTCGCTGGTCGTCATACCCCTGGACTTTGAAGAACAGCAGCGCCTCCTGCTGCGACTGCGTGCACCCATCGGCGAGTCACCTGCGGCCCCCATCGCCTCCAAGGCCGACCAACAGGGCAACAATGCCACGCCATGACACCAGGTCTTGATCCACACCAGGTCTTGATCGACCTCGGGTCTTCATCCACACGAGTGCCTCCTCGTTAACGTTTCGTAAAGCGATGGCATAGCTCGCGGTAAGATGCAGGATCACCACCCTGCAGCGGTCACCGTTTCTCGCGACGATTCGCGTGGAATTAGGGCCGATCGCGCCGCGTCGACCTGTATCGAGGCCACGAGCGATACGACGCACTCCCTAAAAGGAGCGTGTCGTGACGAGCCTTCCCGACTCCGCGGTACAACCTGCCGTACCCGGCGACCCTGGCGCCGCACCGCTCCCGGCTCTGCACACGCTTGCCTCGCGCCTGCCTCGATCGGCCACCAAAGCCACGCTTCTGGCGTTCGCGATCGCGCTCCCGCTGGTGTTCGCCAAGAGCATGGCCAAGGACGTCAACTCCGACGAACACCCGTATGTCGCTGCCGCAACCCTCTGGTCGCGCTACGGGCTGACGCCTTACCAGGACTTCCATTACAACCACCTTCCCACCCAACTGCTGATCCACGGCTTGCTCTACAAGCTGACCGATCATCTGCTACTGGCTTCCCGTGCGTTTTCCTGCCTCTGCGCCGCGGGTGTCGTGGCGACCTTGTTCCTGGCGGCGTTTACCGCTTTCGAGTCCCTCCACCACCGTCGCCGTTGGCTGCTCAGCGCCGCGGTCGCCGCGATCGCGCTGACCAATCCGCTCTTCACCCTCGCCACCGGACTGGCCTGGAACCATGACCTGCCGACCCTGCTGACGCTGCTGGCGTTCCTCGCCGCCTGTCGCGGCGTGCGGCCGGGCAACCCGATGTCGCCCCGCGCCGACAACGCCGGAAACGCCGGCTGGACGGCGCTCGCCGGCGTACTGGTGTCACTGGCGTTTACATCCCGGCTGACGTTCGGCCCGGCGGCCGCAATTCTCGCGCTGATGCTCCTTGTCGCGCCGGGCATGCAAATCCGCCGCCGAGCGGTCCTGCTGTCGGCGTTTCTTTCTGGCTGCCTGCTGGCCTGCCTGCCGACGATCTGGATCGTCGCCCAGTCACCGGCCAATGCCATCTGGGGCAACCTGCTGTTTCCCAAGCTCAACACCGCCTACCACGCCGACGACGGCGCCGGCCGCATCACCATCCCCGGCAAAATAGGCTTCCTGCTGCTCGATCTGCTGCAGCGGCCGGGCAATACGCTGCTGCTGATCGCCGTGTTCCGAACACTCCTTCCGCGGGTCCGCGCGTCCGCCGATGGCGCGCTGCCCGCCGAACAAACCGGCAACGTGCGACTCGGCACACTCGGCCGGTTCGCTCTCGGCCGGTTCGTCGCCTCGTGGGACGAGCGAACGCTCATCTTGCTGGCGGCCGGACTCTGGCTCGCCGGCTGCTTCCCGAGCCCCATCTTCCGACAATACCTCTACGCGCCGATGCCCTTGTTCCTCCTGCTGCTCGTGTTCGGCTGGAAGGCGGCACGCGACCAGACCCGGGCCGAGAACTGGATCCTCATCGTCGCCGCCGTCTCGGTCGCGATCGGCTGCTACCACTACGTCAGCATCTACCGGCTGGCGATGCCCAACAGCTGGGAACCGATGAAGTTCCACGCCGAGGGCGTCGCCATTCGCAACGCCGTCCTTCGCAACGCCGCCAATGGCAACGTCACCATTGCCGGCGCCACCACTCACAACGCCGCCCCGCACAGCGGCGTCCGTCCTAATCCCACCAGCCCCGGTCGAGTCCTGACGCTCGGCCCGGCGATCCCGTTGGAAGGCGGGCTCCACATTGATGTAACGCTCGCCACCGGGCCGTACGCCTACCGCGTCAACCCCTACCTCACGGACGCCCAGCGGTCCGCCCTGAAGCTGTCCGACCTCGACGACCTTAAACGGTCCGTCCAGACCGACCCGCCGGCGGCGATCCTCACGGGCTTCTCCAAAACACTCGAGGCCGACATCATCCAACTGGCACGCGACAACGGCTACGCCTCCCGCCGACTGCCCAGCGGAAGATTGCTCTGGCTCCGCTCCACAACGCCCATTCAACCCGCCACCCAACCCACCACCGCCCGACTTGCCGACCCGACCGGCCAGTAAACGACCCCAGCACAACTCCGCCAAACGAACCCGAGACCCCATGGCACGGCGTCCCGCCCGTGTTCCCAACACCTCGCCAAACGAACCCAGCGCGACATCGCCGAACGAACCCAAGCCCACGTCTCGCGACCGCCGTCCGTGACACGGCTTTCCAAGCCGTGCGAGTTGCGTCACACACCGATGGACGTACATCCTCAGCAGCCCACACACCCCGCCAAACGAACCCGGCCAGGATTGAACGCCAAGACGCCGAGCCGCCAAGCATTGCCTCGCCTCGGATGGCCTCCTTGGCCAGGCGGCGTCTTGGCGTTCATCACGCTTTTTACCAACCGGACGAAGAGCCAACCGCGGATTCCGCAGATGTCGCAGATTGCCTCCTCCTCATCTGCGTCATCTGTGAAATCTGCGGTTCATTGCCTTCTCTGGAGCAGACCACGGCGTTCATAGAGATCCGCCGAACGAACCCAGCGAGGACTGAACGCCAAGACGCCAAGCTGCCAAGCGTCGCCTCGCCTCGGATGGCTTCCTTGGCCACTCGGCGGCTCGGCGTTCATCACGTCTTTCCCCGAGCGGATGAAGAGCCAACCGCAGCTGTCGCAGATTGCCTTCTCCTCATCTGCGCAATCTGCGAAATCTGCGGTTCATCGGCTTTCTCCTTGTCCGCCTTGGCGGTCCTGCATGTCGCTGGCGAAAGCGAAACCCCTCGGTCCCGATCCCTCCGGATCGTCCGAGTGCGCGTGCGTCCCAACCAACGACCCCGGCGGGCCAACCGACCCGCCGACCAGACACGAAGCAAAGCGACGAGACACCCAACGAAACGCCGAGACACGAAACGACAAGACAGGACGCCACCCATGCACCCGGCGCGACACCCCGGCGGACGACGGATCACACCCGCGTCAACCAGGCCCCGAGTCCTGTCAGGCAACGCCAGCCAATGCCAGCGGATACCCGCCGACCCCGCAAAACGGTCCGGCCAGCAGCCGCTAAAATGTACGGTATATATTAGGTATTGAAGGTAGAATTGCAAGCAGAAAGCAGCGGCCACGCAGGCCGTGAGAGGGCGTGACCGTGGGTGGCCGTTGCTTCGGCCGGCGATGGTGGTGCAGGCTTTCAGCCTGCATCTCCGCAGCACACACCGTTCGTTCTACACCGCGCGGAAAAGTGACCATGCCCACGCGACATGGCCACACGAATCCGAAACCGCCTCATGCTACCGCTATCCGTGACACGGCTTGGAAAGCACAACTGTCCGGCAATTTACCAATTCCAGCGTGAGCCATGACCTGGCACATCCTCATTTCACCAGAGTCGCTCGGCTTTGCTTGCGATCGCGGCTGATGGCGCGCATGCGGCGGCGTCACCCTCAGATCAGGGTGTGCGGGAACGTCGTGGCTTCAGGCCAGCTTCTTGCGTGCCCGCAGCCGGGCCTGACGCGCTCGTTCCAGCGAACGCTCTCGCTCGCGTTTGGCGATCACCGCCATCGCCTCCTGGATCGACATCTGGCCCCGGGCCACGCGGCCCAGCGCCGCCAGGGCGTAGACGCTGACGCGGTAGCCGCTCTGCACGTACATCATCAGCACGGCGATCACCGCGATGTACAGCTGCGTGGTGATCCCATTGCGGCTGGTGCTCAGCAGGTGGTCCATTCCCGCCCAGGTCTTGAGCCACTTGAAAAACAGCTCGATCTGCCAGCGCAGCCGGTAAACGGCGCCGACGACGTGAGCCCCGACCGTCGCCGCGGGAAGATTGGTCAGCAGCCGCAGTGCCTGGGATTCGCCCGATCGGTCGGTGCTCTCGATGGTGATGCAGCGGAACAGGCCCGCCGGCGCGTCGCGGCCGGGAAGTCTCACCACTTCCTCGGCGATCACGCCCGCCTCGACGTCCGCCGCCGACGGCGGCAGGGTCTGGACCACCGTCATCGCCGGTTGGTTGGATTTGATACGAACGACAAAGTCGCTGCCCTTGTCCAGGACGGCGCCGAGGAAGCCGAACTCGACGAAGTTGCGGTCCACGACGTACAGCACGCCGGGCAGGAGGTCGGCGGCGAAGGCCGCGGCCTCCGAATGCCCGTCGTCGCCGCTGACGGTCAGCACGCGGGGAATCCAGTTGCCGGCGTCGAGCTGGACGTTGGCGCGGACCTGTCCCTGCACGCCGCCGTCGCGGTTCTTTTGGCGCATCGCCCAGGCCACATCGCACAGCGTGGTCATGTAAGTGCCGTCGGCGGCGATGATCTGCCGGGTGATCCCTTCGAGGCCGTCGGCGTCGCCGAGATTCGGGACACGTTGCTGCAGGTCGTCGATCAGCGGCACGAGCAGCTGAGGGTCGAACGCTGCAAGAGCGTCGGCGGTGGTCGAGCGTGCCAGCTTGTCGAGTCGCAGATCGCCCTGGAAGTCGCCGCAGTCTTCGATGCGTCGCAGCGATCGGGCCATGGGATCGAAGAACGACAGGAGCAGGCCTTTGACCAACTGGTCGCGGCCGAGGATGGTGTTGCCGTGAGCCGGCAGCGCCGCCAGACGATGGAGATGTTCGTCGAGGAGATTCCCGGAGCGGCGCACGGCCAGACGTCGGTCCGACGGCGTCGGTTGCTGCTGCGGGGATGGACGACGGACCGCCACGGGCGCGAACTATGCCACGCGGCATCAGAAAGCGCAAGAGCGAAATCTTGCGAATGTCACGGCGTCGAAATGCCGGACAGTTGTGCTTTCCAAGCCGTGAAAGGTGCGTCACACGCCAGCGACCGTTCATCCTCAACACGCAACCTGTGTCCCGGTGGAAGAGGATCTGGCGTCGGTTGCCACAACTGTAAACATGGAAGAACCCCCGGCGGCGATGGAACGCGCGGTGCGTGGCATGACGCAGCAGCTCCAGTCCGAACGGCCGCCGAGAAACTGCAATTTCAGCCCCATTCGCAAGAGTTAGTCGTTGACGTGATCTCCACAGCCTGCCAAGATCGCGCGCTTCAACCGCGCCCATCGGGAGATGGGCTCAATGCATCGAATATGTCGATCGTCACTGTTGTTGGGTGTTGGAATCATCGCGGTCGGATCCGCTTCGTCGGCATCCGCACAAGTCGTCATCAACGAGTTCGTCTACGATGACGGCGGTACCGACGATCGGGAGTTCGTCGAGCTGTTTAACCGGGGGACGTCGGCGCTCGACATCAGCGGCTGGAAAATCGGTGGACAGGACGTCGTTGGGACAAATACGACCTTTACCATCCCCGGGGCGATCGGCTCTGGAACGCATTTGATTCCCGCCAAGGGCTTTTTCGTCGTCGGCGCCAGTACCATCCCGAATCTGAATCTGGCGTTTTCACAGAGCAGTGGGACAACGATCTCGTCGTTCGAAAACGACGCTGAGACGCTCGAGTTGCGGAACAACGGCGTGCTCGTCGACGCCGTGCTGTTTGAGGCCAACAAAGGGACTGCCACGGCTACGATCGGTTTCGGCACGTTGCCGGCCGACGTCATTACCGCCGTCGGGGGCGGGATCTATGGCAATCACCAAACCAACGACCTCGCGACGGCGGGCCTGGCGACGTCCTCCCTCAGCCGGTTTGTCGACGGCGTGACCAGGAGCAGCAACGGGCGTGACTTCGGCTTGCGAACGGCGACGCCGGGAGCGTCCAACACGACTGCCGGTATCACGACTTTCTACAATGCCCCCAACGTCGATTCGATTGCCAACGACGCCGAAGTCACAGGGTTCGCCTATTCGTTCTCGGCGCCCAAGGCGATTACGCCGGGAACCATCAGCGCCTTCAACCCCAACGTAATCGCCGCCCCTCCGACGGGCACCAAGGCGATCGTCGCGTGGGATAGCACGGGCGGCGGCAACGGGGTCGCTCTTTCTCAGACGATGAAGGGTCAGGGGGGCTTCAAGATCAGCGCCTTCTTCGACACGACGCCGTTGCCCGTCAGTACCAACACGACAGGCACGCCGTTTCGCGGGTCGGAGATCACACAGTACGGCGTCATGGGGTCGGCCGATGCACTGACGAACCTGACAGACGTCTCGGGGCAGGTCGGCGTTGGGACGGGTCTTTCCGCCAATGGCGCCACCGGCGTCCTCTGGCTCTACGAGAAGGTCGGGCCTGCCGTCGCCGGGGGAGCGATTTCCGAGAAACTGATCCTCGTCGACGCCAAGAACGGCGGCAACAGCAACTCGGCGACGACCTCGACCGAGTTTCCGTTCACATGGACCGTGCTTGCGACAGTCGACGTGAGCGGCTTGCCGTCGGGGTGGTACGACCTGGGGATTACGGTAAACCCCGATGGCAGTGGATCGGCCGTCTTCAACGACCAGACGTTCACTTTTACGACCGACGCCAATCTCGACGGTACGTTCTATGTCGGCTATCGCGAGAACACGCAATCCGGCTCCATTGCGGTGCCCAGCTACGTTCGCCCGCCGACCTGGGCAACTGTCCCTGAACCGGCCAGCCTGTCGGCGCTGGGTGTTCTAGGATTGCTCCTGGGTCGGCGTACCCGCCGACGCGCACGGACGTCGTGAATCGAGGCAAGAGAAGGCTGCCATAGATGTTTCGGGAGGATGAATGGGACATCGACCTGTCCCGTTTTCCTGTCCCCATTGATGGGACCATGTTAGAATCCCTGGCGGTGATGGAGCGCGTGGCATGACGCGATACGCAGGCGGGAGAGCGGACGAGGGTCAGAAATAGAGACTACTTGCCGACGCTCGGATGCTGGGGGCAACGCGATCCCGCAGGATACGCAGATGGAACAACCCTTTACCTGGCCTACACGTCGAATCCGACCGCGTTCACCGATCCCTTTGGCACAGAGAGTTGGACGGAGCTTGTTGCGTCTCAAAAATGGGGGCGAGAGTATGCAATGGGTAAGCTGACGGTCCATGACGGACAAGATCAAACGGGCGAAATCATAATCGACAACGCCGACGAAGTAGTAAAGAATCCTGATGTCGGACTGCATAGGCGCGGGATGATATTTATGGCGCGATGGAAGCCACCCAAAGGCGGAGATTGGTCCAATAAAGACGAAACCTGTAAGCCCTGCGAGAAGGTGGTATTCATACAAAAGATTCGTTGGGGAGGAGGCGACTGGCAATGGGACTGGGGTGACGACGACTATAGTCAGCATGGCGGGAAGTCGCGGAATCCGCTCACGGGATCTGACTTTGCACAAGTGTATGATGAACCAAACATTGCAGCGATTAGCTTGCTAGAATACTATTTCAGAGGTATGAGATTTTCTGCAATTACACATGCTAAGTGTGTCAAGGGGCGCGATATGGGAGTAATTTACGCGGAGATTCGATGGGGATTCTCTGTGGACGCGAAAGGCGGATTGAAGTTGTCAGATATCTATATAGGGGGCGAAGATCGTTCGGACACGAGAGAGATCCCGAAATAGCGGAGACAGCAATGGGCGTTCCCCTAGCATATTCGAACGAAAAGCGAAGAACGAAGCCGCTGAGCTGTTTGTCATGGATGCTAATATCTGTCTTATTTCTCCTGGCGTTATGCATATTGTTCGTTCCCCGCTATTTCAACTCTTCAAATACTGAAGAGAAGAAGCACGCCGTGGCGAACCTTTTCTTACGCCGGTGTGCTAATGCCATCGAGCGATTTCGAGTTGACGTTGGGCGATATCCAAACGAAGACGAAGGGCTATCGTCGCTGGTTGCTGCCCCGGCCGCAATTTCTTCACGCTGGCGTGGGCCGTATTTGGACGAATTGCCTCGAGATCCATGGAGCGGATGCTATTCCTATAGAACGTCGCATAACGATGGAAGGATTTCAATTGTTTCCTATGGAGAAGACGGCGTACCATCTGCCGATGATCTAAAGTTCTTCGGGCCGTCACCGTAGGGTACAAGTATCAGGTCAAACCGTAGTCCGCAAAAATACAACAGGTGCTTCAGCACCTTTTTTGCCGCACGATGGCGAGTGATGCTATAATTGCTCATAGGACACGATTGCGTTAACTGAAGATGAGTTCCCCGCGATTCCGAGGAGGATGCCCGTGGACGCGGATGGGCCTCGAATTCGAAGCCTCGATGTCTTCTTGGCGGACATGCTCACCGATCTGCGATGGGCGCAGTGTACATTGCGGGTCAGGCATCACGTCCGGCAGCATATAGTCGATTCCGATCACCGGGCACAGGCAGCTGCCCCGACAACGGAACATCCGGCAGCCCCGACGACCGGCTCAGCCGGGTGAAATCGCTCAAAGACGGTTCGACCGTGCTGGCGAGTTACACGTACCTGGGACTGTCATGATCATCCGTATCGACTATCCGCAGCCCGACGCCCGCCTGGACCTTTGGGGCGGCGTCAGCGGCACTTTCGCCGGACTGGACCGGTTCAACCGGATCATTGACCAGCGCTGGCAGAACGCGGTCGGCACGACGCCGGCGGACATCGACCGCTACAAGTACGGCTACGACCGGGACAGCAATCGCACCTGGAAGCAGAATACGGTGGGATCGACGCTGGACGAGTATTACACTTACGACCAGCTCAACCGATTGGCCACGATGGACCGAGGCACGTTGACAGGTTCGCCGCCCAGCGGGATCACCGGCACGCCGGTGAAGGAGCAGGACTGGACGCTGGATCCGACAGGCAACTGGCGTGGTTACGTCACCAAAGCCAGCGGCACGACGGACCTGAACCAGGCGAGAGCGAGCAACACGGTCAACCAGATCACCGGCATCACCGAGACGACGGGGCCGAGCTGGATCGACCCGGCGTACGACGCCGCGGGGAACACGACGACGTTCCCGCAGCCGACGCCGACGAGCAGCTTCACCGCGACCTACGACGCCTGGAACCGGCTGAAGGACGTGAACGACGGAGCGAACGCGGTGGCGAAGTACGATTACGAAGCCCGAAACCGCCGGATCGTGAATAAGAGCTACACCGGCGGGACGCTGACCGAGACCCGCCACGCCTACTACACCACTAACTGGCAGAACATCGAGGAGCGGGTCGGAAGCAACACCACCGCCGACACGCAACACGTCTGGGGCATCCGTTACATCGACGAACTGGTCTGCCGGGACGATGCAACGCCGGCCCGCATCTACGCATGCCAGGACGCCAACTTTAACCTCACCGCCCTCATCAGCACCGCCGGCTCGGTCCTGCAACGCTTCGTCTACGAACCCTACGGCATCGACTCCGTCCGCGCTGCCAACTGGAGCACGACCACCGACGCCTACAACTGGACCGTCAGGTTCCAGAGTGGACGCGTCGACAACGGCACTGGGCTCTACTATTTCAGGAATAGAGACTATGTGTCCACATTGGGACGTTGGGGGCAGAGAGACTCTGGAGAATACATTGATGGATGCAACCTCTTCGCATTTGTTGAAAGCAATCCAGTCAATATGACTGACCCAGAGGGGTTACAGACGACGGCGAAAAATGCCGAAACGGCAAATGATGCCAAACCAGCGACACGACCTACGACATCGCCCGCAACGTCACCCGCAACACGACCTTCAACAAAGCCATCGACAAAGCCGGTGACCGATCCCCATAAGATTGCTCCGCGACCAAGGTTTATTAGAAAACTGAAATTCGAAGGGGGAAAGATAAGGGGACATCACTCTTTTTCATTCTTGTCCGCGCACTGTCCTTGCCCCGCCGTTCCTCGCGTTACTCCCTCCCAAATTTCTCGATCGCCCAGTTCTTAAACGCACCCTGCACGTTCTTCCCTTCGCCGGGGAATCCGCCGTGCTGGACCATCCAACGATAAGGGGACATCACTCTTTTTCATTCTTGTCCGCGCACTGTCCTTGCCCCGCCGTTCCTCGCGTTACTCCCTCCCAAATTTCTCGATCGCCCAGTTCTTAAACGCACCCTGCACGTTCTTCCCTTCGCCGGGGAATCCGCCGTGCTGGACCATCCAGATGATGGCGATTCCCCTGGCGGGGCGGATTTCCATGTTGGTGGCGTGGGCCCCGCCGTGCCCGAACGTGTCGGGGCCGACGGCGAAGCCCAGGCCGTAGCTTTCCTTGACGGTGGTCGGCGTCTGACGCTTGGAGATCTCGTCGATCGCGGCTTCGCTGAGGTACCGCTTGCCGTCGAGCTGACCGCGGTTCAGCAGCATGCGGCAGAACGCCGCGGTGTCGGCGGCGGTCGAAAACAGGCCGCCGGCCGGCATGGGGAATCGGCGGGTGCGGTCGGTCAGCGGGTAGATTAACTGGCTGATGGGGAACGGCGACAGGTTCGTCCTGGCCGCGTCCGGCCGGTACGACGTGGCGATGCGGGCGGCCTGCTCTTCGTTCGGCCAGAAGGTGGTGTCTTTCATGCCCAGCGGCGTGAACAGCCGTTGCTGCATGAAGTCCTCGTACTTCGTGCCGGAGACGACTTCGAGAATGCGGGCGGCGGTGTTGATGCCGGCGTTGGAATACTTGTACGCCGTGCCCGGCTCGGTCTCGAGCGGCGTCATCGCATAGGTGCGGACGGCCGCCGCCAGGGGAAGTGCGTCGAGCGT is part of the Humisphaera borealis genome and encodes:
- a CDS encoding sensor histidine kinase, whose product is MQMTLRQKISWQVGATLFGLLLVSAASLWGINGLHQDYGVALDGYQRLRQAYVAGTHLQTAQKLLQWPHPQSIAAARSEVSAAITSFALSDESAGPGVASPRTLPPVVSDDPATGDIRRSLQTIAGNLELLEQSTQGAPAEAVAMQRDAIVAQLGKIALLSSGIRKSTELAQEAAATKRQATFALVGGLCGLVVFLAIVLGVLHYRGVMNPIRRLTAGVHQLTAGEFKGRVDARGRDELASLANDFNQMAAELDGFYHELERKVAEKSKELIRSERLASVGYLAAGVAHEINNPLGIISGYAEYSIAAIGKFEPSSDAGHTADVAKSLQIICDEAFRCKQITQKLLSLARGGDDARQPVSLLETAREVASIIGGLREHRDKRVVVIADSDEGIAPDPLASVTRVGDAEGLVMAVEQEMKQVLLNLAVNALEAVASGSGEVRIEVREAPNGFVELSVIDNGRGMTPETLDRVFEPFFTQKRGRGDDGCGLGTGLGLSISHAIVQNHGGTLTAESKGLGLGSRMIVRLPAIHGAAVPAAPVASGRTTV
- a CDS encoding IS4 family transposase: MRRSGNLLDEHLHRLAALPAHGNTILGRDQLVKGLLLSFFDPMARSLRRIEDCGDFQGDLRLDKLARSTTADALAAFDPQLLVPLIDDLQQRVPNLGDADGLEGITRQIIAADGTYMTTLCDVAWAMRQKNRDGGVQGQVRANVQLDAGNWIPRVLTVSGDDGHSEAAAFAADLLPGVLYVVDRNFVEFGFLGAVLDKGSDFVVRIKSNQPAMTVVQTLPPSAADVEAGVIAEEVVRLPGRDAPAGLFRCITIESTDRSGESQALRLLTNLPAATVGAHVVGAVYRLRWQIELFFKWLKTWAGMDHLLSTSRNGITTQLYIAVIAVLMMYVQSGYRVSVYALAALGRVARGQMSIQEAMAVIAKRERERSLERARQARLRARKKLA
- a CDS encoding lamin tail domain-containing protein, whose protein sequence is MHRICRSSLLLGVGIIAVGSASSASAQVVINEFVYDDGGTDDREFVELFNRGTSALDISGWKIGGQDVVGTNTTFTIPGAIGSGTHLIPAKGFFVVGASTIPNLNLAFSQSSGTTISSFENDAETLELRNNGVLVDAVLFEANKGTATATIGFGTLPADVITAVGGGIYGNHQTNDLATAGLATSSLSRFVDGVTRSSNGRDFGLRTATPGASNTTAGITTFYNAPNVDSIANDAEVTGFAYSFSAPKAITPGTISAFNPNVIAAPPTGTKAIVAWDSTGGGNGVALSQTMKGQGGFKISAFFDTTPLPVSTNTTGTPFRGSEITQYGVMGSADALTNLTDVSGQVGVGTGLSANGATGVLWLYEKVGPAVAGGAISEKLILVDAKNGGNSNSATTSTEFPFTWTVLATVDVSGLPSGWYDLGITVNPDGSGSAVFNDQTFTFTTDANLDGTFYVGYRENTQSGSIAVPSYVRPPTWATVPEPASLSALGVLGLLLGRRTRRRARTS
- a CDS encoding type II secretion system protein GspG produces the protein MLISVLFLLALCILFVPRYFNSSNTEEKKHAVANLFLRRCANAIERFRVDVGRYPNEDEGLSSLVAAPAAISSRWRGPYLDELPRDPWSGCYSYRTSHNDGRISIVSYGEDGVPSADDLKFFGPSP